In bacterium, a genomic segment contains:
- the pyrE gene encoding orotate phosphoribosyltransferase — protein sequence MNIEKILEENGVILKGHFLLSSGLHSDTYFEKFRLLEKPALISKIVEIKIQEIKKFEPTLCIGPLTGGALVAFAVARILKIKAFYMEKENDLLVLKRDFKISEKDKILLCDDVLTTGGSFSKMLRFLENYRNQIVGFFVLIDRSSKTPKELTPLISIYKTEAITYQPAECPLCKAGIPLEKRGSGITRP from the coding sequence ATGAACATTGAAAAGATTCTGGAAGAGAACGGCGTTATCTTGAAGGGTCACTTTCTTTTATCCAGCGGCCTCCACTCGGATACATACTTTGAAAAATTCAGGTTACTTGAAAAGCCGGCATTGATTTCGAAAATCGTAGAAATTAAAATTCAGGAAATAAAAAAATTTGAGCCAACACTTTGCATAGGGCCACTTACAGGAGGTGCCCTTGTGGCCTTCGCCGTAGCGCGAATCCTAAAAATTAAAGCTTTTTATATGGAGAAGGAAAATGATTTACTGGTTTTGAAAAGAGATTTTAAAATAAGTGAGAAGGATAAAATTTTACTTTGTGATGATGTTCTCACCACAGGTGGGTCCTTTTCTAAAATGCTCAGATTTCTTGAAAACTACAGAAATCAAATAGTGGGTTTCTTTGTTTTGATTGATAGGTCTTCTAAAACCCCCAAAGAATTAACCCCCCTCATCTCTATTTACAAAACTGAAGCCATAACTTATCAACCTGCAGAATGCCCACTCTGTAAAGCAGGAATCCCTCTGGAAAAAAGAGGTTCAGGCATTACTCGCCCATAA